In the Chroococcidiopsis sp. SAG 2025 genome, one interval contains:
- a CDS encoding tetratricopeptide repeat protein, with the protein MKANELYQQGRDRGRNGQYKEAFDDFTQAINLNPDFAEAYIYRSHARTLTGDKQGAVTDFQKAIDIYKARGRTDIADMLLTPLQALKNEIEWGE; encoded by the coding sequence ATGAAAGCTAACGAACTTTATCAACAAGGGCGCGATCGAGGTAGAAACGGACAATACAAAGAAGCATTTGACGATTTTACTCAAGCCATTAATCTCAATCCTGACTTTGCAGAAGCTTATATTTACCGTAGTCATGCTAGAACTTTAACAGGAGATAAACAGGGGGCAGTGACAGATTTCCAAAAAGCTATAGATATCTACAAAGCTAGAGGAAGAACGGACATAGCTGATATGCTTCTAACACCATTACAGGCGCTAAAAAATGAAATTGAATGGGGTGAGTAA
- a CDS encoding tetratricopeptide repeat protein, which yields MKANELYQQGFDRGRKGFYQEAFEDFTQAIKLNPDYAEAYIARAHARTGIEDKQGAVADFQKAIDIYKARGRTDIADLLLTPLQALKNEIEWDNE from the coding sequence ATGAAAGCCAACGAACTTTATCAACAAGGTTTTGACAGAGGTAGAAAAGGATTTTATCAAGAAGCATTTGAAGATTTTACTCAAGCCATTAAACTTAATCCAGATTATGCAGAAGCTTATATAGCACGCGCTCATGCTAGAACTGGAATAGAAGATAAACAGGGAGCAGTGGCAGATTTTCAAAAAGCTATAGATATCTACAAGGCTAGAGGAAGAACGGACATAGCCGATCTGCTTTTAACACCATTACAGGCACTAAAAAATGAAATTGAATGGGATAACGAATAA